In Streptomyces sp. NBC_00569, a single genomic region encodes these proteins:
- a CDS encoding bifunctional glycosyltransferase family 2/GtrA family protein, producing the protein MRTDSSPGTDPSLGVLPAREHLPAGVGDAPVLDVVIPVYNEERDLGPCVRRLHQHLVGTFPYRFRITIADNASTDATPDVAAALAAALPEVRHARLEQKGRGRALRTVWSASDAPVLAYMDVDLSTDLNALLPLVAPLISGHSDLAIGSRLARSSRVVRGPKREFISRAYNLILRGSLQARFSDAQCGFKAIRRDVARVLLPLVEDSGWFFDTEMLVLAERAGLRIHEVPVDWVDDPDSTVHIVKTATDDLKGVWRVGRALAVGALPLDRLARPFGDDPRDRQVPGVPRGLARQLVGFCVVGVLSTLVYLLLYSGFRTFTGSQVANALALLVSAVANTAANRRLTFGVRGRDRAVRHQAQGLVVFAIGLALTSGSLAALGAASADPAHSTELAVLVAANLAATVLRFLLFRAWVFPEPPAPASPPVSGAPHASRPVYDHELRTGR; encoded by the coding sequence ATGCGAACCGACTCTTCTCCGGGCACCGACCCCTCCCTGGGGGTGCTGCCTGCACGGGAGCACCTCCCGGCCGGCGTGGGCGATGCACCGGTTCTGGACGTAGTGATCCCGGTCTACAACGAGGAGCGGGACCTCGGTCCCTGTGTGCGCAGGCTGCATCAGCACCTCGTCGGGACCTTCCCCTACCGCTTCCGCATCACGATCGCGGACAACGCGTCCACGGACGCGACCCCGGACGTCGCCGCCGCCCTGGCGGCCGCGCTCCCCGAGGTCCGGCACGCCCGCCTGGAGCAGAAGGGCCGAGGGCGCGCCCTGCGCACCGTCTGGTCCGCGTCCGACGCGCCCGTCCTCGCCTACATGGACGTCGACCTGTCCACCGACCTCAACGCGCTGCTCCCGCTGGTCGCCCCGCTCATCTCGGGCCACTCGGACCTGGCGATCGGCTCGCGTCTCGCGCGCAGTTCACGTGTCGTGCGCGGGCCGAAGCGCGAGTTCATCTCCCGCGCCTACAACCTGATCCTGCGGGGCTCCCTCCAGGCCCGCTTCTCCGACGCCCAGTGCGGCTTCAAGGCGATCCGGCGCGATGTGGCGCGGGTCCTGCTGCCGCTCGTCGAGGACAGCGGCTGGTTCTTCGACACCGAGATGCTCGTCCTGGCCGAGCGGGCCGGGCTGCGTATCCACGAGGTGCCGGTCGACTGGGTCGACGACCCGGACTCGACGGTGCACATCGTGAAGACGGCCACCGACGACCTCAAGGGCGTGTGGCGCGTGGGCCGGGCGCTCGCGGTCGGCGCGCTCCCCCTCGACCGGCTCGCCCGCCCCTTCGGCGACGACCCGCGCGACCGCCAGGTACCCGGCGTGCCCAGGGGACTGGCCCGCCAGCTGGTCGGCTTCTGTGTCGTCGGCGTCCTGTCGACCCTCGTCTATCTGCTGCTCTACTCCGGATTCCGTACGTTCACGGGGTCGCAGGTCGCCAACGCGCTGGCCCTGCTCGTGTCGGCTGTCGCCAACACGGCCGCCAACCGGCGCCTCACCTTCGGCGTCCGCGGCCGTGACCGGGCCGTCCGCCATCAGGCGCAGGGCCTCGTCGTGTTCGCGATCGGGCTCGCCCTGACCAGCGGCTCGCTCGCCGCGCTCGGCGCCGCCTCCGCGGACCCGGCGCACTCCACGGAACTCGCGGTGCTCGTCGCCGCCAACCTCGCGGCGACGGTGCTGCGCTTCCTGCTCTTCCGCGCCTGGGTGTTCCCCGAGCCGCCCGCCCCTGCGTCGCCGCCGGTATCCGGCGCGCCGCACGCCTCCCGACCTGTGTACGACCACGAACTGAGGACCGGACGATGA
- a CDS encoding ArnT family glycosyltransferase: MTLPHLPADAPALPPPPAAPAAAGQGHGRPKQPPLTRVWRGRSDDPRWARPAFLGLLLVVALAYLWNLSASGYANSFYSAAVQAGSQSWKAMFFGSLDSANAITVDKPPASLWPMALSVRIFGLSSWAILVPQVLMGVATAGVLYAAVRRRFSAAAGLLTVAAFALTPVAALMFRFNNPDALLALLMTVTVYCVLRGMENGRTKWLVWAGVAVGLAFLAKTLQAFLILPPLAVLYAVFAPGRPLKRIGQLLLSGLAMVVAGGWWVAVVELWPASSRPYIGGSQNNSFLELTFGYNGLGRINGDETGSVGGGGGGMGGGGSQWGETGIDRMFNSEIGSQISWLLPAALLLLVAGVVVTWKARRTDTARAAFLAWGGSLVMTMVVFSFMAGIFHQYYTVALAPYAAALVGMGASVLWEERARLTASAALGVTVAVTAVWSYVLLNRTPDYVPWLRWVILVGGVAAGLGIAVAGRLNRQLALGAAGVGLVAALAGPTAYTISTLDTGHSGSIVTAGPAGASMMGGRGGGPGGGEGGMFGGGMQPPGQGQQGQQAGQGQQGQQAGQGQQPGQAGQGGGMGQPPTGGMPGQGQGQGQGQGQNQGTGNGKQQGGTGTMPGGAGMGERGGAGGGGMGGLLNGAQVSAKAKALVEKNADDYTWAAAAIGSQNAASYQLSTGKPVMAIGGFNGSDPSPTLAQFKSYVEDGKIHYFIGGGMGGMGGGSGSASKIQSWVEKNYTKVTVGSATFYDLTQPKS, encoded by the coding sequence ATGACCCTGCCCCACCTCCCCGCCGACGCACCCGCGCTGCCACCGCCCCCGGCCGCACCGGCCGCTGCGGGCCAGGGACACGGCCGCCCGAAGCAGCCCCCGCTCACCCGGGTCTGGCGCGGCCGGTCCGACGATCCGCGCTGGGCGCGCCCCGCGTTCCTCGGTCTGCTGCTCGTCGTGGCGCTCGCCTACCTGTGGAACCTGAGCGCCTCCGGTTACGCCAACTCCTTCTACTCCGCGGCCGTGCAGGCCGGGAGCCAGAGCTGGAAGGCGATGTTCTTCGGGTCGCTCGACTCGGCGAACGCCATCACCGTCGACAAGCCCCCGGCGTCGCTGTGGCCGATGGCGCTCTCGGTGCGGATCTTCGGCCTCAGCTCCTGGGCGATCCTCGTCCCGCAGGTCCTGATGGGCGTGGCGACGGCGGGTGTCCTGTACGCGGCCGTGCGGCGCCGGTTCAGCGCGGCGGCCGGGCTGCTCACCGTGGCGGCGTTCGCGCTCACGCCCGTCGCCGCCCTGATGTTCCGCTTCAACAACCCGGACGCCCTGCTGGCGCTCCTGATGACCGTCACGGTCTACTGCGTCCTGCGCGGCATGGAGAACGGCCGGACGAAGTGGCTGGTGTGGGCGGGCGTCGCCGTCGGCCTCGCGTTCCTCGCGAAGACCCTCCAGGCGTTCCTGATCCTGCCGCCGCTGGCCGTGCTGTACGCGGTGTTCGCGCCGGGCAGGCCGCTCAAGCGGATCGGACAGCTGCTGCTGTCCGGGCTCGCGATGGTCGTCGCGGGCGGCTGGTGGGTGGCGGTCGTGGAGCTGTGGCCCGCGTCCTCGCGCCCCTACATCGGCGGCTCCCAGAACAACTCGTTCCTCGAGCTGACCTTCGGCTACAACGGGCTCGGCCGGATCAACGGCGACGAGACCGGCAGCGTCGGCGGCGGCGGTGGCGGCATGGGCGGTGGCGGCAGCCAGTGGGGCGAGACCGGCATCGACCGGATGTTCAACTCCGAGATCGGCAGCCAGATCTCCTGGCTCCTGCCCGCCGCGCTGCTGCTGCTCGTCGCCGGTGTCGTCGTCACCTGGAAGGCGCGGCGCACCGACACGGCACGCGCCGCGTTCCTCGCGTGGGGCGGCTCGCTGGTGATGACCATGGTCGTCTTCAGCTTCATGGCCGGGATCTTCCACCAGTACTACACGGTGGCCCTCGCCCCCTATGCCGCCGCGCTCGTCGGCATGGGCGCGAGCGTGCTGTGGGAGGAGCGGGCCAGGCTCACGGCGTCCGCCGCGCTCGGCGTCACGGTGGCGGTGACGGCCGTGTGGTCGTACGTCCTGCTGAACCGGACGCCCGACTACGTGCCGTGGCTGCGCTGGGTGATCCTCGTGGGCGGCGTCGCGGCGGGCCTCGGCATCGCCGTCGCGGGCCGGCTGAACCGTCAACTGGCGCTCGGCGCCGCCGGGGTGGGCCTTGTGGCCGCGCTGGCCGGGCCGACCGCGTACACCATCAGCACCCTCGACACCGGGCACAGCGGGTCGATCGTGACGGCCGGTCCTGCGGGGGCGAGCATGATGGGCGGCCGGGGCGGCGGCCCCGGTGGCGGTGAAGGCGGCATGTTCGGCGGCGGGATGCAGCCGCCGGGCCAGGGCCAGCAGGGTCAGCAGGCCGGTCAGGGGCAGCAGGGTCAGCAGGCCGGCCAGGGGCAGCAGCCCGGCCAGGCCGGGCAGGGTGGCGGCATGGGCCAGCCCCCGACGGGCGGCATGCCCGGCCAGGGCCAGGGCCAGGGCCAGGGCCAGGGCCAGAACCAGGGCACAGGCAACGGCAAGCAGCAGGGCGGCACCGGCACGATGCCCGGCGGCGCCGGCATGGGTGAACGCGGTGGCGCGGGCGGCGGTGGAATGGGCGGGCTCCTCAACGGCGCCCAGGTCAGCGCGAAGGCCAAGGCGCTCGTCGAGAAGAACGCGGACGACTACACCTGGGCCGCCGCGGCCATCGGCTCGCAGAACGCGGCGAGCTACCAGCTCTCCACCGGCAAGCCCGTCATGGCGATCGGCGGCTTCAACGGAAGTGACCCGTCCCCGACGCTCGCCCAGTTCAAGAGCTACGTCGAGGACGGGAAGATCCACTACTTCATCGGTGGCGGCATGGGCGGGATGGGCGGCGGCAGCGGCTCCGCCTCCAAGATCCAGTCCTGGGTCGAGAAGAACTACACGAAGGTCACCGTGGGCAGCGCGACCTTCTACGACCTGACACAGCCGAAGTCCTAG
- a CDS encoding endonuclease/exonuclease/phosphatase family protein: MSMHRRTPQVLLAAALLGGLAAAPQAQAAGGPPPVPLRIATYNIHAGSGMDNVFDLDRQEAALRALHADVIGLQEVDVHWDARSQNRDLAEELADRLGMHVSFAPIYSLDPAEEGAPRREYGVAILSRYPVRNAVNHEITRLSTQDPNPVPAPAPGFGEVELKVRGVPVQVFVTHLDYRPDPSVRAAQVADTRRIMAGERTSPKDRQILLGDFNAEPGAPELAPLWKELTPADPGAYTFPAADPVKRIDYVAVGGGVRVRDAAVAETLASDHRPVVADLSLDRS; this comes from the coding sequence ATGTCCATGCACCGCCGCACACCGCAAGTTCTGCTCGCCGCCGCACTGTTGGGGGGACTCGCCGCCGCGCCGCAGGCGCAGGCCGCCGGGGGACCACCGCCCGTCCCGCTGCGCATCGCCACGTACAACATCCACGCCGGTTCCGGCATGGACAACGTCTTCGATCTCGACCGCCAGGAGGCGGCGCTGCGCGCCCTGCACGCCGACGTCATCGGGCTCCAGGAGGTCGACGTCCACTGGGACGCGCGCAGCCAGAACCGGGATCTCGCCGAAGAGCTGGCGGACCGGCTCGGGATGCATGTGTCGTTCGCGCCGATCTACAGCCTCGACCCGGCCGAGGAGGGAGCGCCGCGCCGCGAGTACGGGGTGGCGATCCTGTCCCGGTATCCGGTCCGCAACGCCGTGAACCACGAGATCACCCGCCTGTCGACGCAGGACCCGAACCCGGTCCCGGCGCCCGCCCCCGGCTTCGGGGAGGTCGAGCTGAAGGTGCGCGGAGTGCCGGTCCAGGTCTTCGTGACGCACCTCGACTACCGGCCCGACCCGTCCGTACGGGCCGCGCAGGTCGCCGACACCCGCAGGATCATGGCCGGGGAACGTACGTCGCCCAAGGACCGCCAGATCCTGCTCGGCGACTTCAACGCGGAGCCGGGTGCCCCCGAACTCGCCCCGCTGTGGAAGGAGCTGACACCGGCCGACCCGGGGGCGTACACCTTCCCGGCGGCGGATCCGGTCAAGCGGATCGACTACGTCGCGGTGGGCGGGGGCGTCCGGGTACGCGACGCGGCGGTGGCCGAGACTCTCGCCTCGGACCACCGCCCGGTTGTCGCCGATCTGTCGCTGGACAGGAGTTAG
- a CDS encoding MFS transporter, with protein MTATTAENSTAATGGGHPQRWLILGVICLAQLTVLLDNTVLNVAIPSLTRELDASTSDIQWMINAYSLVQSGLLLTAGSSADRYGRKKMLAAGLVLFGAGSLVAGLAQSTGQLIAARAGMGVGGALLMTTTLAVVVQIFDDTERVRAIGLWATVNSLGFAAGPLIGGVMLDHFWWGAIFLVNIPVAVIGLIAVLALVPESKNRLGDRPDLVGALLSTVGMTGVVYAIISGPQHGWTSAHVGFSALVGLVVLAAFVVWELRIPYPMLDMHFFRNQQFTGAVAGAILVAFGMGGSLFLLTQHLQFVLGYGALEAGLRTAPMALTVVVLNLTGVGARILPKLGTPATIATGMSCLAAGLAAIALLGGDSYGGMLLGLVVMGAGISVAMPAMANAIMSAIPPEKAGVGAGVNGTLAEFGNGLGVAVLGAVLNSRFAALVSVSAASLPAALAAAKSGAERERIADAFSSGLETSQLVGAVAVLVGGLLAAALLRRAERADSAVKAAA; from the coding sequence ATGACGGCGACGACCGCCGAGAACTCAACGGCCGCCACCGGCGGCGGCCATCCGCAGCGCTGGCTGATCCTCGGCGTCATCTGCCTCGCCCAGCTCACCGTGCTGCTCGACAACACCGTCCTGAACGTGGCGATCCCCTCCCTCACCCGGGAGCTGGACGCCTCGACCTCCGACATCCAGTGGATGATCAACGCGTACTCGCTGGTCCAGTCGGGTCTCCTGCTCACCGCGGGCAGCTCGGCCGACCGCTACGGACGCAAGAAGATGCTCGCGGCCGGGCTCGTCCTGTTCGGCGCCGGATCGCTGGTCGCCGGACTCGCCCAGTCCACCGGACAGTTGATCGCCGCGCGTGCCGGCATGGGTGTCGGCGGCGCGCTCCTGATGACCACCACGCTCGCCGTCGTCGTACAGATCTTCGACGACACGGAGCGCGTCAGGGCGATCGGTCTGTGGGCCACCGTGAACTCTCTCGGCTTCGCCGCGGGCCCGCTCATCGGCGGCGTCATGCTCGACCACTTCTGGTGGGGCGCGATCTTCCTGGTCAACATCCCGGTCGCGGTGATCGGCCTGATCGCGGTCCTCGCACTCGTCCCCGAGTCCAAGAACCGGCTCGGCGACCGGCCCGACCTGGTCGGCGCGCTCCTGTCCACGGTCGGTATGACGGGCGTGGTCTACGCGATCATCTCGGGCCCGCAGCACGGCTGGACGTCCGCGCACGTCGGCTTCTCCGCGCTGGTCGGCCTCGTGGTCCTGGCCGCGTTCGTCGTGTGGGAGCTGCGGATCCCGTACCCGATGCTGGACATGCACTTCTTCCGCAACCAGCAGTTCACCGGGGCCGTCGCCGGCGCGATCCTGGTCGCCTTCGGCATGGGCGGCTCGCTCTTCCTGCTCACCCAGCACCTCCAGTTCGTGCTCGGCTACGGAGCCCTGGAGGCCGGTCTGCGCACGGCGCCCATGGCCCTGACGGTCGTCGTCCTCAACCTCACCGGCGTCGGCGCGCGCATCCTGCCGAAGCTCGGCACTCCCGCGACCATCGCCACCGGCATGTCGTGCCTCGCGGCCGGCCTCGCCGCGATCGCGCTGCTCGGCGGGGACTCGTACGGGGGCATGCTGCTCGGCCTCGTCGTGATGGGCGCGGGCATCTCCGTCGCCATGCCCGCCATGGCGAACGCCATCATGAGCGCGATCCCGCCGGAGAAGGCGGGCGTCGGTGCCGGAGTCAACGGCACGCTCGCCGAGTTCGGCAACGGTCTCGGTGTGGCCGTCCTCGGTGCCGTGCTGAACTCCCGGTTCGCCGCGCTCGTATCCGTCTCCGCGGCCTCGCTCCCGGCGGCGCTCGCCGCGGCGAAGTCGGGGGCGGAGCGGGAGCGGATCGCCGACGCGTTCTCCTCGGGCCTGGAGACCAGCCAGCTGGTCGGCGCGGTCGCCGTGCTCGTGGGCGGCCTCCTCGCCGCGGCGTTGCTCAGGAGGGCGGAGCGGGCAGACTCAGCGGTGAAGGCCGCGGCGTAG
- a CDS encoding TetR/AcrR family transcriptional regulator — translation MAKAADRAGRPARTSVWLEGKTPRTRRSEAPSTLDRERITAATVKLLDAEGLAKFSMRRLAAELGVTAMSVYWYVDTKDDLLELALDRVFGEMELPEPAAPGGDWRTPLRQLAGVYRASLVRHPWTSPLTGHFLNIGPHSLAFSRQVQRIIEDTGLDLQGQRGAIAAVFQFVYGYGTIEGHFVQRCADAGMTQDEYYHHAMGAFGELAPEMAEDYENARALMAGTEGHKVEDIREADFQVALDLLVAGIDTMVAARRQPSR, via the coding sequence ATGGCGAAGGCAGCCGACCGTGCGGGACGTCCGGCGCGGACGAGCGTCTGGCTGGAGGGCAAGACGCCGCGTACCCGCCGGAGCGAGGCGCCCAGCACGCTCGACCGGGAGCGAATCACCGCGGCCACCGTGAAACTCCTCGACGCCGAGGGCCTCGCCAAGTTCTCGATGCGCCGCCTCGCGGCCGAGCTCGGCGTGACCGCGATGTCCGTCTACTGGTACGTCGACACCAAGGACGACCTCCTGGAACTGGCCCTCGACCGCGTCTTCGGCGAGATGGAACTGCCCGAGCCCGCGGCGCCGGGCGGCGACTGGCGCACCCCGCTGAGGCAGCTCGCCGGGGTGTACCGCGCGAGCCTGGTGCGCCACCCCTGGACCTCCCCGCTCACGGGCCACTTCCTCAACATCGGCCCGCACTCGCTGGCGTTCTCGCGCCAGGTGCAGCGCATCATCGAGGACACCGGCCTCGACCTGCAGGGCCAGCGGGGCGCGATCGCCGCCGTCTTCCAGTTCGTGTACGGGTACGGGACCATCGAGGGCCACTTCGTACAGCGCTGCGCGGACGCCGGGATGACCCAGGACGAGTACTACCACCACGCGATGGGCGCCTTCGGCGAGCTGGCTCCGGAGATGGCCGAGGACTACGAGAACGCGCGGGCGCTGATGGCGGGCACCGAGGGCCACAAGGTGGAGGACATCCGCGAGGCCGATTTCCAGGTGGCGCTCGACCTGCTGGTGGCCGGCATCGACACGATGGTCGCGGCCCGGCGGCAGCCCTCGCGCTAG
- a CDS encoding PPOX class F420-dependent oxidoreductase: MAPSIATNTRVSLDELLDFVRPRHRALLLTARTDGTPQASPLTCGVDDSGRIVVSTYPERAKTRNAKRNPRVSVVVLSDDWNGPWVQIDGTAEVIDSPESVEPLVEYFRNISGEHPDWDEYRAAMLKQGKSIIRITPERWGPVATGGFPAALAPSE, encoded by the coding sequence ATGGCACCCAGCATCGCGACCAACACCCGTGTCTCCCTGGACGAGTTGCTCGACTTCGTCCGCCCGCGCCACCGCGCGCTCCTGCTGACCGCCCGCACCGACGGAACCCCGCAGGCCTCCCCCCTGACCTGCGGGGTCGACGACTCCGGGCGGATCGTCGTCTCCACCTATCCCGAACGCGCCAAGACCCGTAACGCCAAGCGGAATCCGCGGGTGAGCGTGGTCGTCCTGAGCGACGACTGGAACGGCCCGTGGGTGCAGATCGACGGCACCGCGGAGGTCATCGACTCACCCGAGTCGGTCGAGCCGCTGGTCGAGTACTTCCGCAACATCTCGGGCGAACACCCGGACTGGGACGAGTACCGCGCAGCGATGCTCAAACAGGGCAAGTCCATCATCCGGATCACACCCGAGCGGTGGGGACCCGTGGCGACCGGCGGATTCCCAGCGGCTCTCGCCCCGAGCGAGTAA
- a CDS encoding YceI family protein, translated as MGLSARIRTKDGWALPHAVVTVTDMTGAQVLRAEADDEGAVHDAVTLTPGPYVVIVTAVGYAPTASTAMVTASGRADVGTVVLARQGGAELPPPGPWTIDPVHSSVGAVAQHLGISSVHGRFTEFGGRIEIAQDVEKSRVEAVIKASSIDTGNGMRDGHLKTPDFLDVETFPEITFRSTGLEPAGSDRWTVHGELTLHGVVRPVDLDLSYLGTGADPWGGTRAAFRATTELKREDFAMNYNQVVQAGISAIGTTLKVELDIQAVQGDALPQM; from the coding sequence ATGGGACTGAGCGCGCGGATCCGTACCAAGGACGGATGGGCTCTGCCGCACGCCGTCGTGACGGTGACCGACATGACGGGTGCGCAGGTGCTGCGGGCCGAGGCCGACGACGAGGGGGCCGTGCACGACGCGGTGACCCTGACTCCGGGCCCGTACGTGGTGATCGTGACGGCTGTCGGTTACGCGCCGACGGCGTCCACGGCGATGGTGACGGCGAGCGGCCGTGCCGACGTCGGCACGGTGGTCCTGGCCCGGCAGGGCGGCGCGGAACTGCCGCCGCCCGGACCGTGGACGATCGACCCGGTGCACTCCTCGGTGGGCGCGGTCGCACAGCACCTCGGCATCTCGAGCGTGCACGGCCGGTTCACGGAGTTCGGCGGCCGGATCGAGATCGCCCAGGACGTGGAGAAGTCGCGGGTGGAGGCGGTCATCAAGGCGTCCTCCATCGACACGGGCAACGGCATGCGGGACGGGCACCTGAAGACGCCCGACTTCCTGGACGTCGAGACGTTTCCGGAGATCACTTTCCGCTCGACCGGCCTGGAGCCGGCCGGGTCCGACCGCTGGACCGTGCACGGCGAGCTGACGCTGCACGGCGTCGTACGGCCCGTGGACCTGGACCTCAGCTACCTCGGCACGGGCGCGGACCCGTGGGGCGGCACCCGGGCGGCGTTCCGGGCGACGACCGAGCTGAAGCGCGAGGACTTCGCGATGAACTACAACCAGGTCGTCCAGGCGGGCATCTCCGCCATCGGCACGACGCTGAAGGTGGAGCTCGACATCCAGGCCGTGCAGGGGGACGCGCTGCCGCAGATGTGA
- a CDS encoding MFS transporter → MATTTPAGVRGNHAKHGGAAPGSGAPMTHKQIMEALSGLLLGMFVAILSSTIVTNALPEIVGDLGGGQSAYTWVVTASLLAMTATTPLWGKLADIFSKKALVQIALIVYVGGSVVAGLSQSPTMLIACRVVQGIGVGGLSALAQIVMAAMISPRERGRYSGYLGATFAVATVGGPLLGGVITDTSWLGWRWCFYVGVPFAIIALIVLQKTLKLPVVKRDNVKVDWAGAFFITAAVCTLLLWVTFADDKYDWLSWQTGAMVGGAVVLALIFIFVETKAAEPIIPLRLFRNRTITLASIASLFVGVAMFTGTVFFSQYFQLARGKSPTMSGVMTIPMIGGLFVSSTVAGQIITKTGKWKAWLVSGGVLITAGLGLLGTIRFDTPYWRVAIFMALMGLGIGMMMQNLVLCTQNQVAPEDIGSASSTVTFFRSLGGAMGVSALGSIMATRITHYVKDGLADLGPKGAALGHGGTGGGAIPDLDKLPAPLRTIMESSYGHGIADVFLIAAPIALLALIATLFIKEIPLRTSNSQAVPAAEAEAEALVAAAAGAGAPEAPELVPAMAAAVSEPASDGATQRLQAVATTAGSVPATASTGGGTPVRGFVRGSESAPVPRAAVTLISLGGRQLGRAVSQGDGAYGLDAPGAGSYVLIASADGYQPQASTVVVGEEPVAYDILLSGTSGLSGVVKSVDSKLPVPGAMVIVTDVRGDVLATGLSGEQGEFTFAELVPGAVTVAVTAAGHRPLALPVEVGGTGVTRVEIGLHSGAQVAGVVRAAGGPLNDARVTLVDAAGNVVASATTGHDGAYAFTDLDSGEYTVIATGYPPVATGLTVNGGGAEGHDITLAHPGE, encoded by the coding sequence ATGGCAACAACCACACCGGCAGGTGTGCGGGGCAACCACGCCAAGCATGGAGGCGCAGCCCCCGGCAGCGGCGCTCCGATGACACACAAGCAGATCATGGAGGCGCTGTCCGGGCTGCTGCTCGGCATGTTCGTCGCGATCCTGTCGTCGACGATCGTCACCAACGCGCTTCCCGAGATCGTCGGCGACCTCGGCGGCGGCCAGTCCGCCTACACCTGGGTCGTCACCGCCTCGCTGCTCGCGATGACCGCGACGACGCCCCTGTGGGGCAAGCTCGCCGACATCTTCAGCAAGAAGGCGCTCGTACAGATAGCCCTGATCGTCTACGTGGGCGGCTCGGTCGTGGCCGGACTCTCGCAGAGCCCGACCATGCTGATCGCCTGCCGCGTGGTGCAGGGCATCGGCGTCGGCGGCCTGTCCGCCCTGGCGCAGATCGTCATGGCCGCGATGATCTCCCCGCGTGAGCGGGGCCGTTACTCCGGCTACCTCGGCGCGACCTTCGCCGTCGCCACCGTCGGCGGCCCGCTGCTCGGCGGTGTCATCACCGACACCTCGTGGCTCGGCTGGCGCTGGTGCTTCTACGTCGGCGTGCCGTTCGCGATCATCGCGCTCATCGTTCTGCAGAAGACGCTGAAGCTCCCCGTGGTCAAGCGGGACAACGTGAAGGTCGACTGGGCCGGTGCCTTCTTCATCACCGCCGCGGTCTGCACCCTGCTCCTGTGGGTGACCTTCGCCGACGACAAGTACGACTGGCTCTCCTGGCAGACCGGCGCGATGGTGGGCGGCGCCGTCGTCCTCGCGCTGATCTTCATCTTCGTGGAGACCAAGGCCGCGGAGCCGATCATCCCGCTGCGGCTCTTCCGCAACCGCACCATCACGCTCGCCTCGATCGCCTCGCTCTTCGTGGGTGTCGCGATGTTCACGGGCACCGTGTTCTTCTCGCAGTACTTCCAGCTGGCGCGCGGCAAGTCACCGACGATGTCCGGTGTCATGACGATCCCGATGATCGGCGGCCTGTTCGTCTCGTCGACCGTCGCGGGCCAGATCATCACCAAGACCGGCAAGTGGAAGGCGTGGCTGGTCTCCGGCGGCGTGCTCATCACGGCGGGCCTCGGACTGCTCGGCACGATCCGCTTCGACACCCCGTACTGGCGCGTCGCGATCTTCATGGCGCTCATGGGTCTCGGCATCGGCATGATGATGCAGAACCTCGTGCTCTGCACCCAGAACCAGGTCGCTCCTGAGGACATCGGTTCGGCCAGCTCCACGGTCACCTTCTTCCGCTCCCTCGGTGGTGCGATGGGTGTCTCGGCGCTCGGTTCGATCATGGCGACGCGCATCACGCACTACGTCAAGGACGGCCTGGCCGACCTCGGCCCCAAGGGCGCTGCCCTGGGCCACGGCGGCACCGGCGGCGGCGCCATCCCGGACCTGGACAAGCTCCCCGCGCCGCTGCGCACGATCATGGAGAGCTCGTACGGGCACGGCATCGCGGACGTGTTCCTGATCGCCGCTCCGATCGCGCTGCTCGCGCTGATCGCCACGCTGTTCATCAAGGAGATTCCGCTGCGTACGTCGAACTCCCAGGCGGTTCCGGCCGCCGAGGCCGAGGCCGAGGCGCTCGTTGCCGCGGCCGCGGGTGCCGGCGCTCCCGAGGCGCCGGAGCTCGTTCCGGCCATGGCCGCTGCGGTCTCCGAGCCGGCCTCCGACGGCGCGACCCAGCGTCTGCAGGCGGTCGCCACGACGGCGGGCAGCGTCCCGGCGACGGCGTCCACCGGTGGCGGCACCCCGGTCCGCGGCTTCGTCCGCGGCTCCGAGAGCGCCCCGGTCCCGCGGGCCGCGGTCACGCTGATCTCGCTCGGCGGACGCCAGCTGGGCCGCGCGGTCTCCCAGGGCGACGGCGCCTACGGCCTCGACGCCCCCGGCGCGGGTTCGTACGTCCTGATCGCCTCGGCCGACGGCTACCAGCCGCAGGCCTCCACGGTCGTCGTCGGCGAGGAGCCGGTCGCGTACGACATCCTGCTCAGCGGCACCAGCGGCCTGAGCGGTGTCGTGAAGTCCGTGGACAGCAAGCTGCCGGTTCCCGGCGCCATGGTCATCGTGACCGACGTCCGCGGTGACGTCCTCGCCACCGGACTCTCCGGCGAGCAGGGCGAGTTCACCTTCGCCGAGCTGGTCCCGGGTGCGGTGACCGTGGCGGTCACCGCGGCAGGACACCGTCCGCTCGCGCTGCCCGTCGAGGTCGGCGGCACCGGGGTCACCCGGGTCGAGATCGGGCTGCACTCCGGCGCGCAGGTCGCCGGTGTGGTCCGGGCCGCGGGCGGTCCGCTGAACGACGCGCGGGTCACGCTCGTCGACGCGGCGGGCAACGTGGTCGCCTCGGCCACGACCGGTCACGACGGCGCGTACGCCTTCACCGATCTGGACAGCGGCGAGTACACGGTCATCGCGACCGGATACCCGCCGGTGGCCACCGGTCTGACGGTCAACGGCGGCGGCGCCGAGGGCCACGACATCACACTCGCCCACCCCGGCGAGTGA